In Deinococcus sp. QL22, the following are encoded in one genomic region:
- a CDS encoding ExeM/NucH family extracellular endonuclease, with protein sequence MPTKRLILAGLLALTACGQPNVQTPAANQPNASQPSANQPGRAAPTSLGIYELRVTDATSATPTISVQAVKGLAPQATDVTDLLYTPLSAGTLTDEANRVRYLRASFRVKNTGTATLTAPTFVPVDTAGGDATNTATVSSTPFKDVKRFDGSPVPDARASALKPDTARELTYVGSVPTFAPDPKATPLVTGLNTGDLTVTLPAGLQVAGVAHQGWQSMSTLAPGAETVVTFATQIPMAATAAEDPFAFSLVFSATDNPGTIALNNIGAVQGSTPSGNAPSPLTGAVNVEGVVTSNLVAGTLRGFFVQEEGIDADNDVQTSDGVFIFCGSTGGNCPTLTTGDRVRVTGNVSEFVTATQISPASAADVTVLASGTALPAPQTLTLPLPVAERERFEGMLVTVSGTVTNNFTLGRGGSFDLADERLYTFSQINAPSVSGLAAFNANLPNRFIRIDDGTRAQNPNPLIFGRGNQPLSAANTLRGGDTATATGVLSYSNDGWTGSGSLDTYRIHATAASTTITATNPRQPVPEAVGGSLRVGSMNVLNYFTTLLTTNTGCTPNGIGSTARGANNCDEFLRQRAKTVDSIRKLNADVLGILEMQNDYAKGANSSLANLVNALNDPATGGTAGAYAYLNSAANIGTDAITVAMIYKPAAVTPVGNLAILDSTFDPAYIDTCNRPTLAQTFQSNANGGRFTAAMAHLKSKGSPCAGDTDQLDGQGASNATRLAAADVITKWLETNPTGVADADRILLGDLNAYRMEDPIMRLLRGADNTAGNADDLVSVFGPESYSYQFDGTWGSLDHAIVSQSLNGQLTGKTKWHINADEPVILDYNTEFKAADQQASFFAPDAFRSSDHDPVLVGLNLTADAPITTPIASLTLTPEAGSATVTVGGVAATQSFTASNVNASGPITVTVTPTGGAPAIVTVPATVASGAAFNATVSAPAGTAPGSYQYTITARNGLLSDSSTLNVTVNPAAAVAGGALVIRQVYGAGGNTGAPFLSDFVELFNRSKQPVSTAGMSVQYASAAGTFAATATASIALPTFNVQPGQSFLIRMSDGAGPAAALPTPDANFTGTGVAMSGTNGKVALVGNAVAITGLADPDVLDFVGYGSANAFEGSAAAPALSSTTAATRAGNGCTDANNNASDFAAAAPTPRNSASPVTPCP encoded by the coding sequence ATGCCCACCAAACGCCTGATTCTTGCCGGACTCTTGGCCCTGACCGCCTGCGGCCAACCCAACGTGCAGACGCCTGCGGCCAATCAGCCCAACGCCAGCCAACCCAGTGCCAATCAGCCGGGCCGCGCTGCTCCAACCAGCCTTGGAATATACGAACTGCGGGTCACGGACGCCACTTCTGCCACGCCCACCATCAGCGTGCAGGCCGTGAAGGGACTCGCTCCGCAGGCCACCGACGTTACCGACCTGCTGTACACGCCGCTCTCGGCGGGCACGCTGACCGATGAGGCGAACCGGGTGCGCTACCTGCGGGCCTCCTTCCGGGTGAAAAACACCGGAACCGCCACGCTGACGGCCCCCACCTTCGTGCCCGTAGATACGGCGGGCGGCGACGCGACCAACACGGCCACCGTCTCCTCTACCCCATTTAAGGATGTGAAGCGGTTTGACGGCTCCCCCGTACCCGACGCCCGTGCATCCGCGCTGAAACCCGACACGGCCCGCGAACTGACCTATGTGGGCAGCGTTCCCACCTTTGCGCCCGACCCTAAAGCGACGCCGCTGGTCACCGGGCTGAATACGGGCGACCTGACCGTGACCCTGCCCGCTGGCCTGCAAGTCGCGGGCGTGGCGCATCAGGGCTGGCAGAGTATGTCCACCCTCGCGCCCGGAGCCGAAACGGTGGTCACCTTTGCCACCCAGATTCCGATGGCCGCCACCGCCGCCGAAGACCCGTTCGCCTTCAGCCTCGTGTTCAGCGCCACCGACAACCCCGGCACCATTGCCCTGAACAACATCGGAGCCGTACAGGGCAGCACCCCCAGCGGCAACGCGCCCAGCCCCCTGACCGGAGCCGTGAACGTGGAGGGTGTGGTGACCAGCAATCTGGTGGCCGGAACCCTGCGCGGCTTTTTTGTGCAGGAAGAAGGGATAGACGCCGACAACGACGTCCAAACCAGCGACGGCGTGTTTATTTTCTGCGGCTCTACGGGCGGCAACTGCCCCACCCTGACCACCGGCGACCGCGTGCGCGTGACCGGAAACGTGAGCGAATTCGTGACCGCCACGCAGATCAGCCCCGCCAGTGCAGCTGACGTGACTGTGCTGGCCAGCGGCACCGCCCTGCCCGCGCCGCAAACCCTAACCTTACCCCTGCCTGTAGCCGAGCGCGAACGCTTCGAGGGCATGCTGGTCACCGTCAGCGGCACCGTGACCAACAACTTCACGCTGGGACGAGGCGGCAGCTTTGATCTGGCCGACGAGCGCCTGTACACCTTCAGCCAGATCAACGCGCCCAGCGTCAGCGGACTGGCGGCCTTTAACGCCAACCTTCCCAACCGCTTTATTCGGATTGACGACGGCACACGGGCACAGAACCCCAACCCGCTGATTTTTGGGCGCGGCAACCAACCCCTGAGCGCGGCCAACACCCTGCGCGGCGGCGATACGGCCACCGCAACGGGCGTGCTGAGCTACAGCAACGATGGCTGGACGGGCAGCGGCAGCCTCGACACCTACCGTATTCATGCCACCGCCGCCAGCACCACCATTACTGCCACCAACCCGCGCCAGCCCGTGCCCGAAGCTGTGGGCGGAAGCCTGCGCGTGGGCAGCATGAACGTGCTGAACTACTTCACCACGCTGCTGACCACCAACACTGGCTGCACCCCCAACGGCATAGGCAGCACGGCACGCGGGGCCAACAATTGCGACGAATTCCTGCGCCAGCGGGCCAAAACCGTAGATTCTATCCGCAAGCTGAACGCTGATGTGCTGGGCATTCTGGAGATGCAGAACGACTACGCCAAAGGTGCCAACAGCAGCCTCGCCAATCTGGTGAATGCGCTGAACGACCCGGCCACCGGCGGCACGGCGGGCGCTTACGCCTACCTCAATTCAGCAGCCAACATCGGCACCGACGCGATCACGGTTGCCATGATCTACAAACCCGCCGCCGTGACCCCGGTGGGCAATCTGGCGATTCTGGACAGCACCTTCGACCCGGCCTATATAGACACCTGCAACCGCCCCACGCTGGCGCAGACCTTCCAGAGCAATGCCAACGGCGGGCGCTTTACGGCGGCTATGGCCCACCTGAAAAGCAAGGGCAGCCCCTGCGCGGGCGACACCGATCAGTTGGACGGCCAGGGGGCCAGCAACGCCACGCGCCTCGCTGCCGCCGACGTGATCACCAAGTGGCTGGAAACCAATCCCACCGGTGTGGCCGACGCAGACCGCATCCTGCTGGGCGACCTGAACGCCTACCGGATGGAAGACCCGATCATGCGCCTGTTGCGCGGGGCCGACAACACGGCGGGCAACGCCGACGATCTGGTGAGCGTGTTTGGCCCCGAAAGCTACTCCTATCAATTTGACGGCACGTGGGGCAGCCTCGATCACGCCATCGTGAGCCAGAGCCTGAACGGGCAACTGACGGGCAAGACCAAGTGGCACATCAACGCCGACGAACCTGTGATTCTGGACTACAACACGGAATTCAAGGCTGCCGATCAGCAGGCGTCCTTCTTCGCGCCCGACGCCTTCCGCAGCAGCGACCATGACCCCGTGCTGGTGGGCCTGAACCTAACGGCAGACGCACCTATTACTACGCCGATTGCCAGCCTGACCCTGACGCCAGAAGCGGGCAGCGCCACCGTAACAGTGGGCGGCGTGGCAGCAACCCAGAGCTTTACAGCCAGCAACGTGAACGCCAGCGGCCCCATCACCGTGACCGTGACGCCCACCGGCGGCGCACCCGCCATCGTGACCGTACCCGCCACCGTTGCCAGCGGCGCGGCCTTTAATGCCACCGTTTCAGCTCCGGCTGGCACGGCCCCCGGCAGCTACCAGTACACCATCACGGCCCGCAATGGCCTTCTCAGCGACAGCAGCACCCTCAACGTGACCGTGAACCCGGCGGCGGCAGTGGCAGGCGGCGCACTGGTCATCCGTCAGGTGTACGGCGCGGGGGGCAACACTGGCGCTCCGTTCCTCAGCGACTTTGTGGAACTGTTCAACCGCAGCAAGCAGCCCGTCAGCACCGCAGGAATGAGCGTACAGTACGCTTCGGCGGCAGGCACCTTCGCTGCAACGGCCACCGCTTCCATCGCCCTGCCCACCTTTAATGTGCAGCCCGGCCAATCCTTCCTGATCCGTATGTCGGACGGTGCAGGCCCAGCGGCGGCCCTGCCCACGCCTGACGCCAACTTTACGGGCACGGGTGTGGCGATGTCGGGCACCAACGGCAAAGTCGCGCTGGTCGGCAATGCGGTAGCGATTACCGGACTGGCCGATCCCGACGTGCTGGACTTCGTGGGCTACGGCAGCGCCAACGCCTTTGAAGGCAGCGCGGCGGCTCCGGCCCTGAGCAGCACCACTGCCGCCACCCGCGCCGGAAACGGCTGCACCGACGCCAACAACAACGCCAGCGACTTTGCGGCGGCAGCGCCCACGCCCCGCAACAGCGCGAGTCCGGTGACTCCTTGCCCCTGA
- a CDS encoding FAD-dependent oxidoreductase, with amino-acid sequence MGATSAAGSTGRIVIIGGVAAGMSAASRARRFDPAAEVVVFERGDYISYGACGLPYVIGGEVEDFDDLIARTPERMRGQGIGVRTGHEVTGVDAGAGTITVLDRAAGRTSTEPFDRLLIATGVSAVRPDWAQTKLGGVHVLRDIPDGQAIEASLQGAGGKAPKRACIVGGGYIGLEMAEALHARGLSVVLLEKGPEVAGRMLDKPLQRRVRAELEAKGVDVRCGTSVEGLTGDHHVTGVQTSGGLVRADLVIVAVGVKPNTELAKAAGARIGKTGAVAVNIQQETSVAGIYAAGDNTESLHRVTKRKVHIPLGLTANRMGRVAGVNMAGGDATFPGIVGTAIFKVFELGAAHTGLTQAEAEALSLNAVSVDVDSTDHAGYYGDSRPIHVRLTAEVGTGRLLGVQLVSPRHISVKRVDVVAALLHRRSTVQHLFDTDLAYAPPFSGVWDVLLVAADKLNRKVRDA; translated from the coding sequence ATGGGCGCAACATCGGCGGCGGGCAGCACCGGCAGAATCGTGATCATCGGCGGCGTAGCAGCGGGCATGAGCGCGGCCAGCCGGGCCAGACGCTTCGATCCGGCGGCGGAAGTGGTGGTCTTCGAGCGAGGCGACTACATCAGCTACGGCGCGTGCGGCCTGCCCTACGTGATAGGCGGCGAGGTCGAAGACTTTGACGACCTGATCGCCCGAACGCCGGAACGCATGCGCGGGCAGGGCATCGGCGTCCGTACCGGGCATGAGGTGACGGGCGTGGACGCGGGGGCCGGAACCATCACTGTGCTAGACCGCGCCGCTGGACGCACCTCCACTGAACCCTTTGACCGCCTCTTGATCGCCACCGGCGTCAGCGCCGTGCGGCCCGATTGGGCACAGACCAAACTGGGCGGCGTGCATGTGCTGCGCGATATTCCAGACGGACAGGCGATTGAAGCCAGCCTGCAAGGGGCAGGCGGCAAAGCGCCCAAACGCGCCTGCATAGTGGGCGGCGGCTACATCGGGCTGGAGATGGCCGAGGCCCTGCACGCACGCGGCCTGAGCGTGGTCTTGTTGGAAAAAGGGCCGGAAGTGGCCGGGCGCATGCTGGACAAGCCATTGCAACGCCGGGTGCGCGCCGAACTGGAAGCCAAAGGCGTGGATGTGCGCTGCGGGACGTCAGTAGAAGGCTTGACCGGAGACCATCACGTGACGGGCGTGCAGACTTCCGGAGGGCTGGTGCGGGCCGATCTGGTGATCGTGGCCGTGGGCGTCAAACCCAATACCGAGCTGGCAAAAGCGGCGGGCGCACGGATTGGCAAAACGGGCGCGGTGGCGGTGAATATTCAGCAGGAAACCAGCGTGGCAGGGATTTATGCGGCGGGCGACAACACCGAAAGCCTGCACCGGGTGACAAAGCGCAAGGTGCATATTCCGCTGGGCCTGACCGCCAACCGCATGGGCCGCGTGGCAGGCGTGAATATGGCGGGCGGAGACGCCACTTTTCCCGGCATCGTGGGCACGGCCATTTTCAAGGTGTTCGAATTGGGCGCGGCCCACACCGGACTGACGCAGGCCGAGGCCGAGGCGTTAAGCCTGAACGCCGTGAGCGTGGACGTGGACAGCACCGACCACGCCGGGTATTACGGCGATTCGCGCCCGATTCATGTGCGCCTGACCGCCGAAGTGGGCACGGGAAGGCTGCTGGGCGTGCAGTTGGTCAGCCCGCGCCACATCAGCGTGAAGCGGGTGGATGTGGTGGCCGCCCTGCTGCACCGCCGCAGTACCGTTCAACATCTATTCGACACTGACCTTGCCTACGCCCCGCCCTTTTCTGGTGTGTGGGACGTGTTGCTGGTGGCCGCCGACAAGCTGAACCGCAAGGTTCGGGACGCTTGA
- a CDS encoding SDR family oxidoreductase — MTNPVTLITGATGGIGAALARALAGAHDLILVGRDPAKLETLHGEVGGQTLSLDLTRPDTFAGAVAGLGRVTNLIHNAGVVELGAAAEQNHAVWTHTLAVNVVAPAELTRLLLPQVRSERGTIVFVNSGAGLRANAEWASYAASKHALKALADALRDEEAPHSVRVTSLYPGRTATEMQRKVRGQEGTTYDPAAFVQAETVADAIRTVLNLPRDATMPDLSIRPGPR; from the coding sequence ATGACCAACCCCGTGACCCTGATTACTGGCGCAACTGGCGGCATCGGTGCAGCTCTCGCCCGCGCTCTGGCTGGCGCACACGACCTGATTCTAGTAGGCCGCGACCCGGCCAAGCTGGAAACTTTGCACGGCGAAGTGGGCGGCCAAACGTTATCTCTCGACCTGACTCGGCCCGACACATTTGCGGGGGCGGTGGCCGGACTGGGGCGCGTGACCAACCTGATTCATAACGCCGGAGTGGTGGAATTGGGCGCGGCGGCCGAACAGAATCACGCGGTCTGGACGCACACGCTGGCCGTAAACGTGGTCGCCCCTGCGGAATTGACCCGGCTACTGCTCCCGCAAGTGCGCTCAGAGCGCGGAACCATCGTTTTTGTGAACAGCGGCGCGGGCCTGCGGGCCAATGCCGAATGGGCCAGTTACGCCGCCAGCAAGCACGCCCTGAAAGCCCTGGCCGACGCCCTGCGCGACGAGGAAGCCCCTCACAGCGTGCGCGTCACCAGCCTGTATCCGGGCCGCACCGCCACCGAAATGCAGCGCAAGGTGCGTGGGCAAGAGGGGACAACGTACGACCCCGCTGCCTTCGTACAGGCCGAAACAGTGGCCGACGCCATCCGCACCGTATTGAACTTGCCCCGTGACGCCACCATGCCCGACCTCAGCATTCGTCCGGGGCCGCGTTGA
- a CDS encoding aminotransferase class V-fold PLP-dependent enzyme gives MTDTAARPGLTTADLPAYIPLNRERLIAPGPVEVDPRVLLELAQPQMHHRAAAGIEKLMEARAKLTQLLGDPYDAVITTSSGTGAFEGALVSLVPEGAKVVNAQAGKFSERWGEMAGRLGYDAQIVAKPWGEVLDPEEVADAAKDAHTLLITHSETSTGALHDLAAISGAARAQNPDLIIIADCITSYGVAELRPAAWGVDVIVSGSQKGTATPPGLGFVLFSPEIQTRLIKNTPRGFYLDMHRELTGQKAGSTPQTPAINLIYALSLSLERLLCVPLDVLWAEKRRQADALIAAGTALGAPAWAARTSPAVAVLTPPAGITGRQVSARLAEMGQRALPGQAPHEDTVFRVSTMGYADRYDALAIAGILEEAFASLGVKVQRGVAVQAAWAALQVN, from the coding sequence ATGACCGATACCGCTGCCCGCCCCGGTTTGACCACAGCTGATTTGCCCGCCTATATCCCCCTCAACCGGGAACGCCTGATCGCGCCCGGCCCAGTCGAGGTTGATCCCCGCGTATTGCTGGAACTGGCCCAGCCTCAGATGCACCACCGGGCGGCGGCGGGCATCGAAAAACTGATGGAAGCCCGCGCCAAACTGACGCAGCTCTTGGGCGATCCCTATGACGCTGTGATCACCACCAGCAGCGGTACCGGAGCCTTCGAGGGCGCACTCGTCAGCTTAGTCCCGGAAGGGGCCAAAGTTGTGAACGCGCAGGCCGGCAAATTCAGCGAACGCTGGGGCGAAATGGCCGGACGGTTGGGCTACGACGCGCAGATCGTGGCGAAACCCTGGGGCGAAGTTCTTGACCCAGAGGAGGTGGCCGACGCTGCCAAAGATGCCCACACCCTGCTGATCACCCACAGCGAAACCAGCACCGGAGCGCTGCACGATCTGGCGGCCATCTCGGGGGCGGCCCGTGCCCAGAACCCCGACCTGATCATCATTGCCGACTGCATCACCAGCTACGGCGTGGCCGAATTGCGCCCGGCGGCCTGGGGTGTAGACGTGATCGTGTCGGGCAGCCAGAAGGGAACGGCCACGCCCCCCGGCCTCGGCTTCGTACTGTTTTCTCCCGAAATTCAGACCCGACTGATCAAGAACACGCCGCGCGGTTTTTACCTCGATATGCACCGAGAACTGACCGGGCAAAAGGCGGGCAGCACGCCCCAGACGCCTGCCATCAATCTGATCTACGCCCTGTCGTTGTCGTTGGAGCGGTTGCTGTGCGTGCCCTTGGACGTGCTGTGGGCCGAAAAGCGCCGTCAAGCCGACGCGCTGATTGCTGCCGGAACCGCGCTGGGTGCGCCTGCGTGGGCCGCCCGCACCAGCCCCGCCGTGGCCGTTCTGACCCCACCTGCCGGAATCACGGGGCGTCAGGTTTCGGCCCGCCTGGCTGAAATGGGCCAACGCGCCCTGCCCGGTCAGGCGCCGCACGAGGACACCGTGTTCCGCGTGTCCACGATGGGCTACGCCGACCGGTACGACGCTCTGGCGATTGCCGGAATCTTGGAAGAAGCCTTTGCCAGCCTCGGCGTGAAAGTGCAGCGCGGGGTGGCGGTGCAGGCGGCCTGGGCGGCGCTTCAGGTCAACTGA
- a CDS encoding HAD family hydrolase gives MIPVRAVLFDLDGTLHDRNATVQGWLSGHIERFGLPAGYAQRFTELDDFGYRPKREVFPALIGEFGLLHDTEHLLQDFTAHFLTAPALMPYAVDMLGELRAAGVRVGVVTNGWKDVQTACLEGCALWPLVDDVVISKDVGLSKPDPRIYTLALELLGVSAAETWFVGDSPKNDVWGPQQVGMRAAFLPTGHGLNGETPDAVLNDLRDVLRLDGLPVHPR, from the coding sequence TTGATTCCAGTACGCGCCGTTTTGTTCGATCTGGACGGCACCTTGCATGACCGGAACGCCACTGTGCAAGGCTGGCTGAGCGGGCATATAGAACGGTTTGGTCTGCCTGCCGGATATGCCCAGCGGTTTACCGAGTTGGATGACTTCGGGTATCGACCCAAGCGGGAAGTCTTCCCAGCCTTGATCGGGGAATTTGGCTTGCTGCACGACACCGAACACTTGCTCCAAGACTTTACCGCGCATTTTCTGACTGCTCCGGCCCTCATGCCCTACGCGGTAGATATGCTTGGTGAGTTGCGAGCGGCTGGAGTCCGAGTCGGCGTAGTCACCAATGGCTGGAAAGACGTGCAGACCGCCTGTTTGGAAGGCTGTGCACTCTGGCCCCTCGTAGATGATGTCGTGATCAGCAAAGATGTGGGGCTGAGCAAACCTGACCCGCGCATCTATACGCTGGCGCTGGAGCTGTTGGGCGTGTCGGCGGCGGAAACGTGGTTTGTAGGCGACTCGCCCAAGAATGACGTGTGGGGGCCGCAGCAAGTCGGAATGCGGGCGGCCTTCTTGCCCACCGGACACGGGCTGAATGGTGAAACGCCAGACGCCGTGCTGAATGACTTGCGAGATGTGTTGCGGCTAGACGGACTACCTGTCCACCCGCGCTAG
- the hrpB gene encoding ATP-dependent helicase HrpB, with translation MPVSPLPPTDLPIAEVIPAVRAALQHTALVVVQAPPGAGKSTALPLALLDEPWLAGQTIVMLQPRRVAARAVASRMAETLGEEVGQSVGYRVRFESRVSAATRIEVVTEGILTRRLQRDPELAGVGLVILDEFHERSLNADLALALLREVQGALRDDLRVLVMSATLNADLPSRLNAPLIESAGRAYPVEVRYLNADPVGRVEDAVARAVRSALETDPGDILAFLPGVREIRGAAGQLADLETSGIAILPLYGDLPLAAQRRALLPDPNGRRKVVLATSIAETSLTIAGVRVVVDGGQSRTQRFDPASGLSRMVTGRVTRDSATQRAGRAGRTAPGVAYRLWSERTHALLPTASLPEVLEADLAPLTLELAQWGTPDPTALHWLDVPPAPRVALARTLLHDLDALDGAGRVTPVGARLLDFPTHPRLAHLLNGAEDGALAADVAALLEERDPLPPGSGADLTDRVAALRAWRRGERTAADVTVLERVERLSKQWRTLLKVRPDSSPPDGYDVGALVALAYPERAALAREDGRGRFLLAGGQGAALPEGDPLAGALALAVAHLDATPGAAAKASGSAEGRIFLAAPLDRAALEARAEAADVVRWDSRTGTLLAERQQRVGALILSSQPLRDLPAGARAGALTGAIRAEGMHLLNFSPEAAQLRARVESVRHWRPAEDWPDLSDTALLDTLETWLGPMLGSARSREDLNRIHLLAALQALLPWPLPAQLDELAPTHLSVPTGSRIRLEYRPGDAPILAVKLQELFGLAETPTVNGGRTPVLLHLLSPAGRPVQVTQDLRSFWNSSYFEVRKDLRGRYPKHPWPDDPWTHAPMKGTKKRGV, from the coding sequence ATGCCTGTTTCTCCCCTGCCTCCCACCGACTTGCCGATTGCCGAAGTGATTCCGGCAGTGCGGGCGGCGTTGCAACACACGGCGTTGGTGGTGGTGCAGGCCCCGCCCGGCGCGGGTAAAAGCACGGCGTTGCCGCTGGCCTTGCTGGACGAACCCTGGCTGGCGGGTCAAACCATCGTCATGCTTCAGCCTCGGCGGGTGGCAGCGCGGGCGGTGGCTTCCCGCATGGCCGAAACGTTGGGAGAGGAAGTGGGCCAGAGCGTGGGCTACCGCGTGCGCTTCGAGTCGCGGGTGTCGGCGGCCACGCGCATAGAAGTCGTGACCGAGGGCATTCTGACCCGCCGATTGCAGCGCGACCCTGAACTGGCGGGCGTGGGGCTGGTCATTCTGGACGAGTTTCACGAACGCAGCCTGAACGCCGACCTTGCGCTGGCCCTGCTTCGGGAAGTGCAGGGAGCCTTGCGCGACGACCTGCGCGTGCTGGTCATGAGTGCCACACTAAATGCCGACCTGCCCTCACGCCTGAATGCGCCGCTGATCGAGAGCGCGGGGCGGGCTTACCCGGTGGAGGTGCGCTACCTGAATGCCGACCCGGTTGGGCGAGTAGAAGACGCGGTGGCGCGGGCCGTGCGCTCGGCGCTGGAGACCGACCCCGGCGACATTCTGGCCTTCCTGCCGGGCGTGCGCGAGATTCGTGGGGCGGCGGGGCAGTTGGCCGATCTGGAAACTTCGGGGATTGCGATCTTGCCCCTCTACGGAGATTTGCCTTTGGCCGCGCAACGGCGGGCGCTCTTGCCTGACCCAAATGGGCGGCGCAAAGTGGTTCTCGCTACTTCTATTGCCGAAACCAGCCTGACCATCGCCGGCGTGCGGGTGGTCGTAGACGGCGGGCAGAGCCGCACCCAGCGCTTCGACCCGGCATCGGGCCTGTCGCGGATGGTGACGGGGCGGGTCACGCGGGACAGCGCCACGCAGCGTGCAGGACGGGCCGGACGCACTGCACCGGGGGTGGCTTACCGCCTGTGGAGCGAGCGCACCCACGCCCTGTTGCCCACCGCCAGCCTGCCAGAAGTGCTGGAAGCCGACCTTGCCCCGCTGACGCTGGAATTGGCGCAGTGGGGCACGCCCGACCCTACAGCGCTGCACTGGCTGGACGTGCCGCCCGCGCCCCGTGTGGCTCTGGCCCGCACGCTGCTGCACGATCTGGACGCACTGGACGGGGCTGGACGCGTCACACCAGTCGGGGCGAGACTGCTGGACTTTCCCACGCATCCCCGGCTGGCGCACCTGCTGAATGGAGCCGAAGATGGGGCACTGGCCGCTGACGTGGCCGCCCTGCTGGAAGAACGCGATCCCTTGCCGCCCGGTTCCGGGGCCGACCTGACCGACAGAGTGGCGGCGCTGCGGGCCTGGCGACGGGGCGAGCGCACAGCAGCAGACGTAACTGTGCTGGAGCGGGTGGAACGCTTATCGAAACAGTGGCGCACGTTGCTGAAGGTGCGGCCCGATTCCAGCCCCCCAGACGGGTACGACGTGGGCGCACTGGTGGCGCTGGCCTACCCGGAGCGGGCGGCACTGGCACGGGAGGATGGACGCGGGCGCTTTCTGCTGGCGGGCGGGCAGGGCGCGGCTTTGCCCGAAGGCGACCCGCTGGCCGGAGCCTTGGCATTGGCGGTAGCCCATCTGGACGCGACACCCGGAGCGGCGGCTAAAGCGTCTGGCAGCGCCGAGGGCCGGATTTTTCTGGCCGCCCCATTAGACCGCGCTGCACTGGAAGCCCGCGCCGAAGCCGCCGATGTGGTGCGCTGGGATTCCCGCACGGGCACGCTGCTGGCCGAGCGGCAGCAGCGGGTGGGCGCATTGATCCTAAGCAGCCAACCCCTGCGCGATTTGCCTGCCGGGGCGCGGGCCGGGGCATTGACCGGAGCCATCCGCGCCGAGGGAATGCATCTGCTGAATTTCTCGCCGGAAGCCGCGCAACTCCGCGCCCGTGTGGAGTCGGTGCGGCACTGGCGCCCCGCAGAAGACTGGCCTGATTTGTCGGATACGGCGCTGCTGGACACGCTGGAAACGTGGCTTGGCCCAATGCTAGGGAGCGCCCGCAGCCGCGAGGATTTGAACCGCATTCACTTGCTGGCCGCGCTGCAAGCCCTCTTGCCCTGGCCGCTGCCCGCGCAACTGGACGAGTTGGCCCCCACGCACCTGAGCGTGCCCACCGGGAGCCGCATCCGGCTGGAGTACCGCCCCGGCGACGCGCCCATTCTGGCGGTGAAGTTGCAGGAATTGTTCGGGCTGGCCGAGACGCCCACCGTGAATGGGGGCCGGACGCCGGTGCTACTGCATCTGCTGTCGCCCGCCGGACGGCCCGTGCAGGTCACGCAGGATTTGCGCTCGTTCTGGAATTCCAGCTATTTCGAGGTTCGCAAGGACTTGCGGGGCCGCTATCCCAAGCACCCCTGGCCCGATGATCCCTGGACACACGCGCCGATGAAGGGCACCAAAAAACGGGGCGTGTAG
- a CDS encoding DUF4188 domain-containing protein: MNPTTRLTAELEGDFVVFLIGFRINTLWRISAWLPVFRAMPKMLKELAEHPEMGLLGGRFAGLTLIQYWRSTEHLNAYAQSRQNEHLPAWRAFNQNARRAKGAVGIWHETYRVAAGQYETVYVDMPAFGLGQAGKLVPASGRRETAAGRISPPAV, encoded by the coding sequence ATGAACCCCACAACACGGCTCACGGCAGAACTCGAAGGCGATTTTGTGGTCTTTCTGATCGGCTTCCGCATCAATACTCTGTGGAGGATTTCCGCGTGGTTGCCTGTGTTCCGGGCCATGCCCAAGATGCTCAAGGAATTGGCGGAACATCCAGAAATGGGCCTGTTGGGAGGGCGCTTTGCGGGCCTGACACTCATTCAGTATTGGCGCAGCACCGAACATCTGAACGCTTATGCCCAGTCGCGTCAGAACGAGCATCTCCCGGCTTGGCGGGCCTTCAATCAAAACGCCCGCAGAGCTAAAGGTGCAGTCGGCATCTGGCACGAAACTTACCGTGTGGCAGCGGGCCAATACGAAACGGTGTATGTGGACATGCCCGCGTTCGGACTGGGTCAGGCGGGCAAATTGGTGCCTGCCAGCGGGCGGCGCGAAACGGCAGCCGGGCGTATCAGTCCGCCTGCGGTGTGA